The Pseudomonadota bacterium genomic interval AGGGACGTGGAGGTCATAAGCGAGGGGCTCGTGACGACCGAGGTCCCCCCTGAGGAGCTCACGGACGCGGAGAGGGCGGTGATCGGGAGCTTCAGGCTCGTGGACCGGGCGCTCGGCCTCTCTGAGTTCACGAACATAAAGATATTTTCGGCGGTCAGCTCGCGCACGGGCAGGGACCTCAGCGCGAAGATAGGCGGCTTCTGGGACGGCTCCGCGATCCACATCGCGCGCCGCGCCTTCGGCAACCCGGCGGAGGCTCGCCGGGTCTATGTCCACGAGCGCGGGCACAGGGAGACCGGCGCCGCCGATCCCTCCGACGCGTTCAGGGGCTTCTTCGAGGGGCAGCTGTCGCGGTATGTTGAAAAAGAGGTGAAAGGTAAAAGGTCAAAGGTGAAAGTAAAGGCAGAGGCTGAGAAGCAGAGAAGCTGAGAAAGAACAAAGGGGGAAGGCGAAAGGTAAAGGGGCCGGGAAGGGCGGTTTTAAGCGCTTTTGAGGGCATGAGCCGCCGGCCCGAAAAATCCACGCAACATTTTCCCCCGGGCCGCGATAAATGGGATGAGCCTTGAGGGAGCCGCAGATCAGGAGCAAGCGAGCCATGATAAAGTGGATCAATTCAGTGACGGAGACGGGCAACAGGGCGGACGTGGTCGAGCAGGGCTCCGAGGAGGAGCGCAAGGCGAAGCGCGAGACCAAGCTCGTCGACGTTGCGCACGAGTACATGCGGGCCAACAGCAAAAGCCTCGACGGGCTCGTGAGGATCGGGGGCGCCGGCCAGGAGCGGGAGGAGCTCAAGGGCAAGGTGCGCAAGAAGGTCTGGGACACGGTCGACGAGAACCTCGGCACAGTGGACGGCGGGATGGTCGAGGAGATCACCGAGCGCGTGGTCGACGCCGCCGAGGCGGATCCGTTCTACAAGAGGATGTTCGAGGAAGACCGTGACTAGTGACTGGTGACTGGCGTGATAACCTGGAAAAACCCGTTTATTAAAGCCAGTCACGAGTTACCAGTCACGGTTTGTCGGTCCAGCTCTTTTCATCCCACAGCCCGTTTCTCCACATCAGGACCTGAAGGGACACCGCGGCCGCAAGGTTGAGGAATGAGAGCACGATCCTGAGCGCGATCGATCTGGGTCCGAATCTCCGCATGCGTCACTCCAGCAGGTCCAGCAGGGTCTGCGATATCTGCTGCCCGAGCTTTCTCGCCTGGGACGTGAGCTTTCTCAATTCGGTCTTGGTCAGCGGCTCGATGGTGCCGAGCGAGCTCACGAGGTAGGCGATGTTGGCGATGTGCTCCAGGTGCTCGAGCCGGTTGTACGCGTCCAGCAGGTCGCGGCCCAGCACGAGCACGCCGTGCCGCTTGAGGAGAAAGGCGTTGTGCCCGGCGAGGAACGGGTCCAGGGTCGCGGCCATCTCGTCTGTGCCGGGCGTGGCGTATGGCACCGAGGGCACCGGCCCGATGTAGATCGCGAGCTCGGGGAGCAGCATCTCTGTGAGCGAGATGTCGCCCAGAGAGCAGGCGAGGCAGTAATGCGGGTGTGCGTGGATGGCGGCGCCGACTTCAGGCCGAACGCGGTACACCTCGCGGTGCATGACGACCTCGGAGGAGGGGTGGGCGCTCGGATCGATCGGCGAGCCGTCGGCGCGGCAGGCGACGATCGACTCCGGGGTCACGGTGTCCTTGCGGGTGGAGCCGGGCGTGATGAGAAACCCGTCGCCGTCCCGCACCGAGACGTTGCCGCTGGTGGCGACGAGGTAGCGTCGGCCGTAGAGCCTGTGGCAGACGTCGGCGATCGCCCGCCTCTTGTCGCGCTCCCAGGGATGTGCCCCGCAAGGATCCATCGCTCCCCCTCCGATGCCTCAGGCCTCCTCCGCGGCCGCCTGCTCCGCCTCGGCCAGCATCCCCTCCTCGTCGAAGACCTTGTTGCGGTTGTGCGCGCCGAGGAACAGGAGCCCGAGCCCTATCCACAGGGCGGCCCTGAGCCTCTTGGCTATCTGGATGGTGATGCCTATCGACGGGTCGATGTGGAGCAGGTAGAGCAGCCCGCTGAACGCCCCCTCCATCACCCCGAAGGCCCCCGGTATGAAGGCGAAGACCACGGAGATCATCGGCGCAAGCGCCGAGAGCATCAGCGCCGCGAAGAGGGAGAATTCGTCGCTCACCGCGCGGCCGATCGCGTAGATCTCCAACACGCCCAGGAGCCTTCCGCCGATGTGGCAGGCCAGCGCCGCGAGGAAGCCGGCGTGGTTCGCGCTGTAGAAATCGATTATGTGGCTGTCCAGCTCCTCGAAGCGGCGGACCGTCTTCTCGGAGAACTCCCTGCGTATGCCTAGGCCGCGCAGGATCCTCAGTATCATGCTGAAGAGGCCGCGCCTCTGGTGGACGAGCAGAAAGGCCATGAACGCGAGGGAGACGGTCAGCGCTATCGGCACGCCGTATGCGATGTTGTCCGATATCTCGCTGTCGAAGGCCAGAAACGCGACTATCACGCCCAGGAGGATCGTGATGAGCACCGCCAGAATCTGGAGGGTGCGGTCCACGACGACCGAGGCGGCGCCCTGCGAGACGCCGAAGCTCCTCTTGAGCATGTAGATGCGCATCGGGTCCCCGCCGATGAAGTTCGCCGGGGTGAGGGTGTTCACCGCCTCGCCCGAGACCTTGATCTTGAAGAGGTCGAGAAAGCCGATGCCGTCGCCGATCCGGCCCAGGAACTGCATCCAGGCTATCGTGTAGAGGACGTACCACAGCCCGCTTATGCCGAGTATGGGCACGAAGCGCCAGCCGAGCTGGGTCACGTTCGCGAGTATGTTCTGCCAGCCGATCTTCTGCACCAGCGCGGTCAGCAGCGCCGCGCCCAGCGCGAGCGAGACGAACCTTGCGTATTTCATGTATCTCTTCATCTGAGGAACTCCTGGTTGTCGTTGAGCACCGCCTCGGCGTGGGCGAGGTCGACCGGGGTGTCGACCTCGAGCCATCCGATGCCCGAGGCGTCGCATACGTTGATCGGGAACTCTGCCTCCGCCAGTGACGCGAGCGCTGCCTCGGCGGCGGCCGCATCGCCCTGCCTCGCGCGCGCCGCAAAGACCGCGCGCTTGTAGGGTGGGAGCGATGCCGACGGAACGTGGGTCATCCCTATGTAGCCGCCGGTGTAGTCGGTCAGCGTCTTCTTTATGGCGATCACCCTGCCTGTCTCGTCGAGCTTCACCTTCATGTCGTCGGGGCCGAGCTTGCGGTCGAAGTCGCACACCGCGGTGAGCTCGTTCACGCCCGCCACCACGTGGCTTATCAGCCTGCGGGGGTAGATGTGGTCCACGTTGAGCAGCAGAAAGTCGCCGTCGATGAGGGGCAGCACGGTCTCGACGGTCCTTATGCTCCCGTCCTCGAAGTTCGGGTTGTGGACGACCTCCACGTCGTCGCAGGTGTTCTCGATGAAGCGGCGCAGCATGTCGCCCTGGTAGCCGGTGACCACGGTCCTCCGGGTGAACACGGGGTGGTCGACCGCGTCGAGGGTGCGCAGTATGAGCTCCCGCCCCGCCACCGGCACGAGCGCCTTGGGCCTGTCCTTCGTGAGCCGGCCCAGCCTGTTGCCGAGCCCCGCGGCTATTATCACAGCGTGCATATGGACTCCGTGACTCGTGACTCGTGACTGGTTAAAACAAATTCTTGAGTTCCGAGAGCTCTTTGATCACCTTCACGCCCGGGAACTTCGATTGGAACTGATCGCGCGTGAATATTCCTTCCTTGGCGATGAATGAGACGCCGCAGTCCGCGGCGCGCTCGCCGTCCTTCAGCGAGTCTCCGACGAACGTTATGCGCTCCCTGGGGATGCCGAGCTCCCTCTCTATGTGCCTGAAGTGGTCCGCGCCCTTGGCGAAGCCGTCGCGGAAGCCCAGCACCATGTCGAAGCGCATCCCCTTCATCTCCACGAAGCGGTCGACCAGGTGCTGGAAGTTGTTCGAGGAGACGATGGCCTTCACCCCCGACTTTCTCAGCGCCGCGAGCGTGTCGTGGACCCCGTCGAAGAGCGGCTCATCGAAGTAGCCCTCCAGCTTCAGCCTCTCGTACTCCTCCGCGGTCTCGCGGTTGGCCGGGTCGCCGGGGAATATCGCCTCGAGCTGCTGGAAGAAGGGCAGCCCCGAGGTCTCGAAGTACTTCTCCCTGGCGGCGGCCGCGTCGATCGGCAGCCGCTTCGGCATCACCTCAGCGGCGATGTCGGCGAACGCGTTCATCGAGTCGACGATCGTGCCGTCGAAATCGAACACAAGGGCGATCTGCTCGTCTGCGTTCATGCGGACTGGACCTCCGTGCGCGACCGGCTTCGGCATCGCATCCCCTTGTGGCACGCGAGCCACCCCTGCGCGTTGAGGTAGGTGAGTATCAGGGCGGAGACCGTCGTGCCGAACGCCACTATGAAGAGCCACCAGTACAGCACCCCCGCGAGCGCGAAGGCGAGGAACGAGAACGAGTAGACGTCCTTCTTGAGCGTGTACTTGCCGTATCTTATGAAGGTGAGGAGCCATCGCGGCTGCCCCGACAGACTCTGCAGGTAGGCCTTGTCGAAGGTGGCCAGGCTGGCGGAGTCGGTGTTCCTCTTCAGATACCGCATGATCCAGAATATCGTGAGGGCGGTCCCCCCCAGCATGATCCCGCCCGCCGCGAAGGCGACCGGCGAGTGGGTGGCCCGCCAGTAGCCGGCCATCAGGCCGATGAGCATGCTGGCGAGCGAGAGGTTGTCCGAGAGGGTGTCGGCATACTGGCCGAACTTCGTGCATCGGAAGGTGAGCTTGGCGACCTCGCCGTCGCACCCGTCGATTACCGACGCGAGCTGGAAGAGCGCTGCGCCGAGGAGGATCACCCAGTAGCGGTGCCCGTCCGCAGCGAATACGCCAGCGAACACGCCGATCACTATGTTGAATGCGGTGATCGAGTTGGGGCTGATCCAGAGCCTGCAGAGCAGGAGGCTTACCGGGAGCGAGATGCGCTTGTTGAGGTGGCGCGCGACCGGCCCAGGCGTGCCGAGGCGAATTGCCTCGGCCAGCGACTTCTGCGCGACGGCGCGGTCCCTGACGGTGCGCAGCAGGAAGGTGTTGCTCTGCGCGGAGAGCCTCGCCGCGTTCGGCGCGGCGAGACCCGCGATGTGGCGGATGCAGCTCTCGATGGAGCGGGGCATCTCGGCCGTGAACTCCTCGAGCGAGGCGAGAGCCCCGGCCGTGGCGTCGATCGCCGGCACCGGGTGCGCCCCCTGTTCGCAGGGCATGGACGCGCCGTCGTTCAGGGGGATGGCGCGCATGCAGCGGAGCAGCTCCTTCTCGAAGATGAGGTTCGCGTTGACGATCAGCATCCGCCCCGCCGCTCTGGCTGCTATCCTGCGCGCCAGAGTCGGGCTCACCCGGTAGGGCTCGTCGTAGGCCATGATCTCGACGCGAGGGAGCCTGTATGCGCCGTACCTCTCGAGGAACTCCTCGATCTTTCTGCGCTGCGATTCGGCGATCAGCAGGGCGACGCACTCCACGCCGGCCTCGGCCAAGGTCATGATGCCGCGCACGATGAGCGGGACCCCCGCCACCTTGACCGTGGCAAGCGACATGGCCTCGGGCGTGTCCGAGGGGACATATATCAGCGCGCTGTTCTTCATCAGTATCTGCGGTCAGATTTTCTGCGTTTTTTAGGCAAACGGCGGGGAGAGCACTAGCACAACCCATTGAAACCTGTAAAGAAAATTTAAAAATCCGGGATTCGGGATCCGGGGATCGGGCGTCGGGGTGCGCCTCCCTGCCTACCGGCAGGCAGGCCGCCACAATTTGAGGACCCTTTTTCCGATGATGCTGTAAAAAGGGGCCTCAAATTCTGGCTCGCGGCGCACGGATCGGGGCCCCACTTATAAGTGGGATAAATGCGGTGCTTGACCGGCGGAGAGGCCGTGTGATAGCAGGGAGCCCATTTTGAGAGGATCGGACCCGGGATGGATAAAGTCGTCCACAAAGTGGCGAGCCCCCTGAGGGGATTCTGGTACTTCCTGCGATGCAAGGCCAGGGGGATGCCTGTCTCTGTAAACCTTGAGATTACAAAGAGATGTAACGCCAGGTGCAGCTTCTGCGGGTGCTGGAAGGCGGGCGAGAGCGAGGAGCTTGCCGACTACGCCGATATCATAAGAAAGTTCAGGCCGGTGCTCGTCTCGATCTCCGGCGGCGAGCCCTTCATGCGGAGGGATTGCGCCGATATCATCAGGGGGATCCGCCCTTACTGCCATTACATCGCCTTCATCACGAACGGGGCAATGCTCGACGAGGGGCGGGCCAGGGCCCTGGTGGATGCGGGGGTGGACCAGATATGCGTCTCCCTGGACTACCTCGGCGAGCGGCACGACGAGGCGCGCAAGGTCAAGGGCCTTTATGCGCATCTGGCAAAGACCATCCCTGCGCTGACCGCGGCCGGGTACCGCATCGCGCTCAACACCATAATCATGGAGTCGAACCTCGACCAGATCCTGCCGATCGCTTATCGGGCGAAGGAGTGGGGCGCGATGGTCTCCTACTCCGCGTACTGCGCGCTAAAGCGGGACGACGAGGGGGGGATGGTGGCGCAGGACCGCTACACGCAGCTCATGGGGATCGTGGGCGAGGTGAGAACGCTCAAGCGGAAGCTGGGCCATATAAAGAATTCAGACTACTATCTGGAGAGGGTGCCCGTATATTTCCGGGACGGGTCTGTCCACGGATGCCTGGCGGGATTAAGGTGGATACAGGTCACGCCGGACGGCTACGTGCAGAAGTGCTCGGAGCTCCCGAGGGTCTGCCACTATGCAGACTACGTGCCGCGGCGGCAGAAAAAGGTATCGTGCGACAAGTGCTGGTACACGTGCAGGGGCGAGGCGGAGGCCAATCCGCTGGCACCCGGGAGGCTCATGGAGCTCATAAGGGCATAGGCCCCATATGTTTTTCCTTGCACGCGGCCGGCGGAAGCTGGTATAAGATCAGGCAAATTTTGATAACAGGACAACAGGTTTTCCCATTTGGGAGGAGGAGGATTCGATGAAAAAGTTTTTAGCGGTAGTTGTTGCACTCGGCCTGTGCGGTCTCTATTGGCTGGGCTGCCAGAAGAAGCAGGCGACTGAGACAGCGGCCCCTGAGACGGAGATAGCTCAGCCGGAAGAGGTCACTCCGCCACCGCCGCCACCGCCGGC includes:
- a CDS encoding class II aldolase/adducin family protein, yielding MDPCGAHPWERDKRRAIADVCHRLYGRRYLVATSGNVSVRDGDGFLITPGSTRKDTVTPESIVACRADGSPIDPSAHPSSEVVMHREVYRVRPEVGAAIHAHPHYCLACSLGDISLTEMLLPELAIYIGPVPSVPYATPGTDEMAATLDPFLAGHNAFLLKRHGVLVLGRDLLDAYNRLEHLEHIANIAYLVSSLGTIEPLTKTELRKLTSQARKLGQQISQTLLDLLE
- a CDS encoding flippase-like domain-containing protein, producing the protein MKRYMKYARFVSLALGAALLTALVQKIGWQNILANVTQLGWRFVPILGISGLWYVLYTIAWMQFLGRIGDGIGFLDLFKIKVSGEAVNTLTPANFIGGDPMRIYMLKRSFGVSQGAASVVVDRTLQILAVLITILLGVIVAFLAFDSEISDNIAYGVPIALTVSLAFMAFLLVHQRRGLFSMILRILRGLGIRREFSEKTVRRFEELDSHIIDFYSANHAGFLAALACHIGGRLLGVLEIYAIGRAVSDEFSLFAALMLSALAPMISVVFAFIPGAFGVMEGAFSGLLYLLHIDPSIGITIQIAKRLRAALWIGLGLLFLGAHNRNKVFDEEGMLAEAEQAAAEEA
- a CDS encoding NTP transferase domain-containing protein produces the protein MHAVIIAAGLGNRLGRLTKDRPKALVPVAGRELILRTLDAVDHPVFTRRTVVTGYQGDMLRRFIENTCDDVEVVHNPNFEDGSIRTVETVLPLIDGDFLLLNVDHIYPRRLISHVVAGVNELTAVCDFDRKLGPDDMKVKLDETGRVIAIKKTLTDYTGGYIGMTHVPSASLPPYKRAVFAARARQGDAAAAEAALASLAEAEFPINVCDASGIGWLEVDTPVDLAHAEAVLNDNQEFLR
- a CDS encoding HAD hydrolase-like protein, whose translation is MPKPVAHGGPVRMNADEQIALVFDFDGTIVDSMNAFADIAAEVMPKRLPIDAAAAREKYFETSGLPFFQQLEAIFPGDPANRETAEEYERLKLEGYFDEPLFDGVHDTLAALRKSGVKAIVSSNNFQHLVDRFVEMKGMRFDMVLGFRDGFAKGADHFRHIERELGIPRERITFVGDSLKDGERAADCGVSFIAKEGIFTRDQFQSKFPGVKVIKELSELKNLF
- a CDS encoding CDP-alcohol phosphatidyltransferase family protein, whose protein sequence is MKNSALIYVPSDTPEAMSLATVKVAGVPLIVRGIMTLAEAGVECVALLIAESQRRKIEEFLERYGAYRLPRVEIMAYDEPYRVSPTLARRIAARAAGRMLIVNANLIFEKELLRCMRAIPLNDGASMPCEQGAHPVPAIDATAGALASLEEFTAEMPRSIESCIRHIAGLAAPNAARLSAQSNTFLLRTVRDRAVAQKSLAEAIRLGTPGPVARHLNKRISLPVSLLLCRLWISPNSITAFNIVIGVFAGVFAADGHRYWVILLGAALFQLASVIDGCDGEVAKLTFRCTKFGQYADTLSDNLSLASMLIGLMAGYWRATHSPVAFAAGGIMLGGTALTIFWIMRYLKRNTDSASLATFDKAYLQSLSGQPRWLLTFIRYGKYTLKKDVYSFSFLAFALAGVLYWWLFIVAFGTTVSALILTYLNAQGWLACHKGMRCRSRSRTEVQSA
- a CDS encoding radical SAM protein, whose product is MDKVVHKVASPLRGFWYFLRCKARGMPVSVNLEITKRCNARCSFCGCWKAGESEELADYADIIRKFRPVLVSISGGEPFMRRDCADIIRGIRPYCHYIAFITNGAMLDEGRARALVDAGVDQICVSLDYLGERHDEARKVKGLYAHLAKTIPALTAAGYRIALNTIIMESNLDQILPIAYRAKEWGAMVSYSAYCALKRDDEGGMVAQDRYTQLMGIVGEVRTLKRKLGHIKNSDYYLERVPVYFRDGSVHGCLAGLRWIQVTPDGYVQKCSELPRVCHYADYVPRRQKKVSCDKCWYTCRGEAEANPLAPGRLMELIRA